In the genome of Bacteroidota bacterium, one region contains:
- a CDS encoding Rrf2 family transcriptional regulator: MVRLSKKVEYGLIAIRHIAANPADVVTAKEIAEKYQIPYELLAKVLQRLSREGLISSQQGVRGGYSLTRNPNEISVSMIINAIEGNNLAIAQCMTEGPESCDVFNVCTIKSPLSKVQANIEHAFDTMTLAQIV; this comes from the coding sequence ATGGTACGGCTGTCAAAAAAGGTTGAATACGGGTTGATCGCCATTCGGCACATTGCCGCAAATCCGGCTGATGTTGTTACGGCGAAGGAGATCGCCGAAAAGTATCAAATACCGTATGAGCTTCTTGCAAAAGTGTTGCAGCGGCTTTCGCGTGAGGGATTGATTAGTTCACAGCAGGGTGTTCGCGGCGGCTACTCATTAACCAGGAATCCGAATGAGATTTCCGTTTCCATGATCATTAATGCGATCGAAGGCAATAACCTTGCCATTGCCCAGTGCATGACGGAGGGTCCTGAAAGCTGTGATGTGTTCAACGTCTGCACAATAAAATCTCCGCTTTCGAAAGTCCAGGCAAATATAGAACACGCATTTGACACAATGACGCTGGCGCAGATAGTATGA